In Allocoprobacillus halotolerans, a genomic segment contains:
- a CDS encoding GntR family transcriptional regulator codes for MNHFQTDTPIYLQVVEEVKGKILSGQLQYGEKLESVREMASRLGVNPNTIQRAFLELERQGFILTQRAVGRFVSEDKDFIEACRQKKIRETIQQFVEEMENYGVTQKDIIEYLQSQEEK; via the coding sequence ATGAATCATTTTCAAACAGACACACCGATTTATTTACAAGTTGTTGAAGAAGTTAAAGGAAAAATACTGAGTGGTCAATTACAATATGGAGAAAAATTAGAATCGGTTAGAGAAATGGCTTCACGATTAGGTGTCAATCCTAATACGATTCAAAGAGCATTTTTAGAATTGGAACGTCAAGGATTTATCTTGACACAAAGAGCAGTGGGCAGATTTGTCAGTGAGGACAAAGATTTTATTGAAGCCTGTCGCCAAAAGAAGATTCGTGAAACGATTCAACAATTTGTTGAAGAAATGGAAAATTATGGTGTCACACAAAAAGATATTATTGAATATTTACAAAGTCAGGAGGAAAAGTGA